From the genome of Vitis riparia cultivar Riparia Gloire de Montpellier isolate 1030 chromosome 2, EGFV_Vit.rip_1.0, whole genome shotgun sequence, one region includes:
- the LOC117927745 gene encoding uncharacterized protein LOC117927745, with protein sequence MILVAVVAELMEEYTALLARVLEHIFHDAPFPRRIRFLILRSLPFASPSSLHFIRAPAA encoded by the coding sequence ATGATATTGGTGGCGGTAGTAGCAGAGCTCATGGAGGAGTACACAGCGCTGTTGGCAAGGGTGCTGGAGCATATCTTCCACGATGCCCCTTTCCCCAGGAGAATTCGTTTTCTCATCCTCCGCAGTCTCCCCTTCGCTTCCCCCTCCTCTCTCCACTTCATTAGGGCCCCTGCTGCTTGA
- the LOC117928637 gene encoding heavy metal-associated isoprenylated plant protein 30-like codes for MATALERRLASFFSFITCSNYFLYQDNHKGIDHINFKMPKGRPLSLQTVELKVRMCCTGCERVVKNAIFKLRGVDSVEVDLGMEKVTVVGYVDRNKVLKAVRRSGKRAEFWPYPDPPLYFTSSNDYFKDLTNDYKESYNYWRHGYNVADRHGTIPPTHRGDDKVSNMFNDDNVNACCLM; via the exons ATGGCTACCGCACTAGAGAGACGATTggcctctttcttttctttcattacaTGCTCTAATTACTTTCTCTATCAAGACAACCACAAAGGCATCGACCACATCAACTTCAAGATGCCCAAGGGTCGACCTCTTTCATTGCAG ACTGTGGAGCTCAAAGTAAGGATGTGCTGCACCGGCTGCGAGAGAGTCGTTAAAAATGCCATTTTCAAGCTTAGAG GAGTAGATTCTGTGGAGGTGGATCTGGGGATGGAAAAGGTAACAGTAGTTGGGTATGTGGATAGGAACAAGGTGCTAAAGGCGGTGAGGAGGAGTGGGAAGAGGGCTGAGTTCTGGCCCTACCCGGATCCGCCTTTGTACTTCACATCCTCTAACGATTATTTCAAAGATCTCACCAACGACTACAAAGAGAGTTACAACTATTGGAGGCATGGCTACAATGTAGCCGACAGGCATGGGACCATTCCACCCACTCACCGTGGAGACGACAAGGTCAGCAATATGTTCAATGACGACAACGTTAATGCTTGCTGTCTCATGTAA